One Pseudorasbora parva isolate DD20220531a chromosome 8, ASM2467924v1, whole genome shotgun sequence DNA window includes the following coding sequences:
- the LOC137084142 gene encoding olfactory receptor 51I2-like: MENETYFYFMLFENIGNIRYVFFSLGFILYSAIILFNVIIMLAIFRERTLHQPMYILISCLSVNSVFGTAGFFPRVLTDLVSDTHSISLQACVLQSVVIFTYAANEFTILMVMALDRLAAISKPLQYHNIITPRFLSVMLGINMAYPVILLGIGVFLSTKLRMCGNKLFKVYCHNYEVVKLSCETTKTNNMFGLFILISTTVIPLSLISYSYVKILIICRRSSSKFKGKAYQTCIPHIVVLLNFSIAIISEVTLSRVVTLQLPTWLSVFFSLEFLIVPPILNPLVYALNLPDIRKKIIRLINPSK; this comes from the coding sequence ATGGAAAATGAGACATATTTTTACTTcatgttatttgaaaatattgGGAACATAAGATATGTTTTCTTCAGTTTAGGATTTATTCTGTACTCTGCTATCATATTATTTAATGTCATTATTATGCTTGCAATATTTCGGGAAAGAACTTTACACCAGCCCATGTACATTCTGATTTCATGTTTGTCTGTCAACTCTGTGTTTGGAACAGCCGGCTTTTTCCCAAGAGTACTGACTGACTTGGTTTCTGATACACACTCAATCTCACTTCAAGCATGTGTCTTACAGTCTGTTGTAATTTTCACGTATGCCGCAAATGAATTTACAATATTAATGGTAATGGCACTTGACAGACTTGCTGCAATCAGTAAACCTTTACAGTATCACAACATAATTACACCAAGGTTTTTGTCTGTTATGTTAGGTATAAACATGGCTTATCCAGTGATTTTACTTGGTATTGGTGTTTTTTTAAGTACAAAACTGAGAATGTGTGGTAACAAATTATTTAAGGTGTACTGTCACAACTATGAAGTAGTCAAGCTTTCTTGCGAAACCACAAAGACTAATAATATGTTTGGCTTGTTTATATTAATCTCAACTACTGTCATTCCTTTAAGTTTAATATCATATTCTTATGTAAAAATTCTTATAATTTGTCGAAGAAGCTCATCAAAGTTTAAGGGCAAAGCTTATCAAACTTGTATTCCACACATAGTGGTCCTTTTGAATTTCTCAATTGCCATTATTTCTGAGGTCACTTTGAGTCGAGTTGTGACTTTACAACTTCCTACATGgctgtcagtttttttttcactgGAGTTTCTTATTGTACCTCCTATCCTGAACCCTCTTGTTTATGCTTTAAACTTGCCTGATATTCGCAAAAAAATTATTCGTTTGATAAACCCATCcaagtag